The region AAACTAACGTTATTTTTAATCAGAAATTGTGCTTCCTCGCCTCCCCGTCCAAAAATAAACGGATCACCAGCCTTAAGGCGTACTACCTGTAACCCTTGCTTAGCTAAGTCAACTAACATTTGATTAGTCTGTGACTGTTTAACAAGATGATGATGAGGTAGCTTACCAACATCAATTAGCTTGGCACTCGAATTTGCCATCGAAACAATACTTGGATCCACTAGACGATCAAAAAGAATCACATCCGCATTCATAATCTTCTGTTGTGCTAACCCGGTTAGCAGGTTGGGATCTCCTGGCCCTGCACCAACTAACGCCACTTTTCCAACCTTTGCCATTACACTTACCCCAATTCCTTCATTAATTCTGAAACAGATGAAACCATATGTGGATAATCTAACTGAGGTCGTTTGATGATGAAACATGGAATGTTTAGTTCCTGGCAAGCGGCAATTTTTTCATTAATACCGCCTTGTAACCCGCTTTCTTTTGTAACCAGTGCACTTGCATCAGCATGCTTTAGCATTTGAACGTTAAGTTGTTCCGAAAAGGGTCCCCGCATGCCATCAATTTGATCGGCCCGTAATCCAACGTCGGTTAACTTACTAACTACGGATGGTACTGGTAACACACGAGCATGAATGCGTTCAATTCCTAATGCATTGACGTAATCTTCAACCGTTTTACTACCAGTCGTTAAATAAATCGTTCCTTCTGTTTTCCGTAATCCATTGCAGGCATCCTCAACTGTATTAAATAATCTAATATTTTGATCAGATTCATAATTGTTGGGCCTTTCAAAACGAATATACTTTATATTTAACCGCCCCGTTGCTTCGATCGCATTTTGGGAAGCCACTTTTGCAAAGGGATGTGTCGCATCGATCACTAAATTGATATGTTCTACTTTGATGTACTCTTCCAATGCCGCTTCATCCATTGCACGTGCAATCACGCGACCATGGTGTTGATTTGCAAGCACCTTACCGTAGTCAGAAACCACTGAGAGTATGAATTCGACCTTAATTCCTTCAAGTACATCCGCAATTTCCAAGCTTTCAGTTGTACCACCCATTACTAAAATCATATTTCATATCCTCGTGGTGTGATCATTCGATCATTTGCAATATACGTATGCTTATTACCAACTAAAACAATAGTTGTCATATTAATTTCTTCATAGTTAAGTTCTTTAATTGTTGTTACT is a window of Pediococcus claussenii ATCC BAA-344 DNA encoding:
- the cobK gene encoding precorrin-6A reductase, translating into MILVMGGTTESLEIADVLEGIKVEFILSVVSDYGKVLANQHHGRVIARAMDEAALEEYIKVEHINLVIDATHPFAKVASQNAIEATGRLNIKYIRFERPNNYESDQNIRLFNTVEDACNGLRKTEGTIYLTTGSKTVEDYVNALGIERIHARVLPVPSVVSKLTDVGLRADQIDGMRGPFSEQLNVQMLKHADASALVTKESGLQGGINEKIAACQELNIPCFIIKRPQLDYPHMVSSVSELMKELG